In the genome of Anabaena cylindrica PCC 7122, the window CTCAAAATCAAATTTCAATTCCCAAAAATAAATTATGGCTGGCGGCAATTAAACCACCAATGTATAGTGTTGCTATTATGCCTATATGGGTGGGTTCTGCGGTAGCTTTTGCAGAAACTAAAGTTTTTAATGGAGTAATATTTGCGGTTTTTATGACTGCGGCAATTTTAATTTTGGCTTGGGAAAATATCAGTAATGATGTTTTTGATGCAGAAACAGGGATTGATCAAAATAAACATCACTCGCTGGTAAATTTGACTGGTGACAAGCAATTAATGTTTTGGTTAGGAAATTTGTGTTTGGGTTCGGGTTTGTTGGGGATAATTGCGATCGCACTCTTACAACAAGACCCGGCTGTAATTGCTATCATTCTGCTATGCTGTGCTTTGGGTTATATGTACCAAGGCCCTCCCTTTCGTCTAGGATACCAGGGTTTAGGTGAAATTCTCTGCTTTTTCGCCTTTGGCCCCCTGGGAATGACAGCAGCATACTACAGCCAAACTCAAACTTGGTCTATCACCAATTTAGCAGCTTCCGTGATTGTCGGCATTGTCACCAGCTTAGTTCTATTTTGTTCACACTTTCACCAAGTTAAGGATGACATAGCCGCCGGAAAAAAATCTCCTATTGTACGCTTAGGCACAGAAACAGGTGCAAAAGTATTAGTTTGGTTCACTGCTAGTATTTATCCCTTTACTATGCTGTTTGTGATCTTGAATATTTTCCCTATTTGGACATTACTAAGTTTCTTAAGTTTACCCTACGCCTACAAATTATGTCGTCACGTCTTAGAAAATCACAACCAACCTGATAAAGTCAATAATTGTAAATTTATCGCTGTTAAAGTTCATTTTCTAAGTTGCTTGTTTTTGGGTATAGGATTTGTAATTGGTTAATGAATTATCAATTTTCTTTCCGTCCCATTCGTCAAAAATTCACTCGTCCTATAGTTACTAGTCATGGGATTTGGGAAATACGCGAAAGCATGATTATCCGTCTTATTGATGTTAAAGGTACAGTTAGTTGGGGGGAAATTTCCCCTATTAGTTGGTTTGGTTCTGAAACCATAAAACAAGCTTTAGATTTTTGTAGCCAACTACCAACAGAAATTACACGAGAAATAATTTTTTCTATTCCCAATAACTTACCAGCTTGTCAATTTGGTTTTGAATCAGCACTAGAAAAATTAGAAAAAAATAATGAATTGACATCTATCGACAATCTCACCTATAGCGGCTTATTGCCAGCAGGAAAAGCAGCTTTAGATCAATGGCAAGGTTTATGGAAACAGGGATATAAAACATTTAAATGGAAAATTGGCGTTGATAAAATAGCTACAGAATTAAATGTTTTTAATTCACTAATTCAAAACTTACCCAATTCATTAAAACTGCGTTTGGATGCAAATGGTGGACTCAGCTATGAAGAAGCTAAATTATGGTTAAAAACTTGCGAAAACCTGCAAACTAAAATTGAATTTATAGAACAACCATTACCTATAAATCAATTTAGAGAAATGTTAGAATTAAGTAATTTATATTCTACTCAAATCGCTTTAGATGAATCCGTAGCTACCTTACAACAGTTAGAAGATTGTTATAAACAAAGTTGGCGAAGTATTTATGTGATTAAACCAGGTATAATTGGTTCACCATCACAGTTAAGAAAATTCTGCCAAGAATATGAAATTGATCTAGTTTTTTCATCAGTCTTGGAAACTGAAATTGGTAGACAAGCTGCACTGCAATTAGCAGCAGAATTATCTAAAAATAATCGCGCAGTAGGTTTTGGAATCAACCACTTTTTTACACAACAACCAGAAAACTGGCTTCAAAGTCTGTGGAACAACCTTTAGAATATTTACAAAAAATCAAAAATCATGATTGGCTAATTGGTTATGATAGCCAAGATTTCCAGCAAATAGCAACAGAATTATATTCAGAATTAACTCAATTATCAACAAAGAGTACACCACCAAAAATTATTCTAGCTGAACGTGAACCAGTGCGATTTTTAGCCAGTTTTATTGCCGCTTGTGCAGCCAAATGTCCAGTTTTTCTGTGTAATCCTGACTGGGGAAAAAATGAATGGGAACAAGTTATTGATTTAGTAAAACCGGATATAGTTTGGGGACTAGATAATATTAATTTACAACCACCAATTATCAATCACCAATCGCCAATCACCAATGCTATTATGATTCCTACTGGTGGTTCATCAGGAAAGATTAAATTTGCTATTCATACCTGGGAAACATTAACAGCATCTGTACAAGGATTTACAGAATATTTTCAGTTAAAAACAGTTAATTCTTTTTGTGTATTACCACTATATCATGTTAGTGGTTTAATGCAATTTATGCGAAGTTTTACCACAGGTGGTAAATTGGTTATTACTCCATTTAAAGAAGTTGAATTTTCGCAAATACCGAATATTAACCCAGCAGAATTTTTTATATCATTAGTTCCTACTCAATTACAACGTCTGCTGCAAAATCCCCAATTAACCCAGTGGCTAACTCAATATCATACAGTACTTTTAGGAGGTGCGCCAGCATGGGGTGAACTCTTAGAAAAAGCAAAGTTTCATCATATTAGATTAGCGCCTACCTATGGAATGACAGAAACAGCTTCTCAAATTGCCACACTTAAACCTGATGAATTTTTGAATGGTAAAACTAACAGTGGGAAAATTCTCCCCCATGCTAAAATAACAATTTCTAATCAAACAGGAAATATCAATATTCAAGCTAAATCTTTAGCTTTAGGTTACTATCCAGAACTTTGGAAAAATACAGATAATTTTGCAGTAGATGATATTGGTTTTTTAGATTCTCAAGGCTATTTACATATTATCGGACGTAGTAGCGATAAAATAATTACAGGTGGCGAAAACATTTACCCAGCAGAAATTGAATCAGCGATTAGAAAAACCAATATGGTTATTGATGTTTGTGTAATTGGTATACCTGATAAACATTGGGGACAAGTATTAACAGCTATTTATATTCCTAAAAACCCGAATACCTCTATTTTAGAAATTCAAACTCAACTCAAAAATCAACTTGGTAAATTCAAAATTCCTAAACATTGGATTTCCCTACCAAACTTACCCAGAAATGGACAAGGAAAAATTAACTGTCAACAACTCCAAAAAATTGCCGAGGATTTTCTGGCAAATAATAATTTGGCTTTACCTAGTTTGTAGTATAGCTTTTAAAGCTAAAATGCTTGAGATTTCCGTTTCAATTCCTATTAGGGATTATTTGAAATTTCAACCCTTGATCAGTTTGAAAAGCTATTGCATCACCTTCTGTTTCAATCCCTAATAGGGATTATTTGAAATTTCAACGAGCCTAGGAAGCTCCCTAGCGTTGCGCTGCTGCCGTTTCAATCCCTAATAGGGATTATTTGAAATTTCAACTTTGTATGCAATTGGAATTACGTGGGACGCAGAGTTTCAATCCCTAATAGGGATTATTTGAAATTTCAACCACTACTCCAAGTGAAAAACGGTTGATAGAGGCAGCGAGTTTCAATCCCTAATAGGGATTATTTGAAATTTCAACCATTGTCCGACAGCATCATAGCTTTATTGAAAGCGTGATTGTTTCAATCCCTAATAGGGATTATTTGAAATTTCAACTGAGACATGGTTTGTGAGAGAACTGGAATTAAATGTTTCAATCCCTAATAGGGATTATTTGAAATTTCAACATCAAAGAAGAAAACGGTAATGCAATCTTAATTGTCGTTTCAATCCCTAATAGGGATTATTTGAAATTTCAACTCATTAAAATTAGCTTGTCGTATTGACGATAACGACAACGTTTCAATCCCTAATAGGGATTATTTGAAATTTCAACGCTCTCTACTCTTACGCACTAGATAAGTCTCCAATGTTTCAATCCCTAATAGGGATTATTTGAAATTTCAACAAAAGGTAGTTCGTTTGTATCAGTAAATCGTGATGTTTCAATCCCTAATAGGGATTATTTGAAATTTCAACTATGGTATTAATCAATTATCGCTTGGGGAAAATCGGTTTCAATCCCTAATAGGGATTATTTGAAATTTCAACAATCTCTCAAAATCTGAACCATTAATATATTATTGTGTTTCAATCCCTAATAGGGATTATTTGAAATTTCAACCTGACCTTATCCCCACCAGTCAAGCTGAGGAAACGTTTCAATCCCTAATAGGGATTATTTGAAATTTCAACGTTCGGTCTGTTACTGCTGCTGGAGTTGTTCTAACGTTTCAATCCCTAATAGGGATTATTTGAAATTTCAACTCATTACAGTTGGCGGTTTTCTGGGGTTTGTATTGTTTCAATCCCTAATAGGGATTATTTGAAATTTCAACAGTCCCTCGTCTGACAACTTATCTAAATTTTTCGTTTCAATCCCTAATAGGGATTATTTGAAATTTCAACTTGGCTAAATCACCATCATCCACAGAGGCGATCGGTTTCAATCCCTAATAGGGATTATTTGAAATTTCAACCAGACTTCTGGCTATTTATCAGTCTGATATCATTGTTTCAATCCCTAATAGGGATTATTTGAAATTTCAACATAGAAAATCAAATCATATATGATTGATATTCCTTTATTGTTTCAATCCCTAATAGGGATTATTTGAAATTTCAACGTGGTAGGAATGGCCCCAAGAACCACACATTAAGTTTCAATCCCTAATAGGGATTATTTGAAATTTCAACAAGAAGATTTCGATAATGACGGGATTCCTGACTCTAGTGTTTCAATCCCTAATAGGGATTATTTGAAATTTCAACAGATTACATCATAAAGCGTAGGTGTTATGTATTTGTGTTTCAATCCCTAATAGGGATTATTTGAAATTTCAACCTGTCCTTCAGAAGATACGGGAATACGTTAGGGAGTTTCAATCCCTAATAGGGATTATTTGAAATTTCAACTTGTCAAGTATGGCTTTGAATCCATTCTCTAATCTGGTTTCAATCCCTAATAGGGATTATTTGAAATTTCAACCTATACGTGCTGCAAGTGCTGTATGTGTAGTATCAGATACTGTTTCAATCCCTAATAGGGATTATTTGAAATTTCAACCTATCTAGATAAACTTATTCTATCTCTATGGGAGTTTACAAGTTTCAATCCCTAATAGGGATTATTTGAAATTTCAACTCGATATCCAAATGCACGAATAAGACCACCTAACAGTTTCAATCCCTAATAGGGATTATTTGAAATTTCAACTTTTCTATGAGTTGCACGGTAAGCAGAACGACGAAGAGTTTCAATCCCTAATAGGGATTATTTGAAATTTCAACTTATCATTTAAAGCTTTTTGAATTGGTGACAAGTCCGGGATGTTTCAATCCCTAATAGGGATTATTTGAAATTTCAACCCTGAGGAAGTACAGCTAGAGGAACGCGCAGAATATGGTTTCAATCCCTAATAGGGATTATTTGAAATTTCAACATCAAAATGCTTATTTGCCTCTACAATCTTTTGGCGTGGGTTTCAATCCCTAATAGGGATTATTTGAAATTTCAACATCAAGTTTACAGCTTGTACAACGGGGCTGCTTCTGGTTTCAATCCCTAATAGGGATTATTTGAAATTTCAACAAAGCCTTTGTTTTTCAAAATCAGTATTAGAAAATTTATTTGTTTCAATCCCTAATAGGGATTATTTGAAATTTCAACTGGAAGTCTAGAAGGAAAAGTGAATATTTTAGAAAGGTTTCAATCCCTAATAGGGATTATTTGAAATTTCAACCTGATAGCTAATTCACTAGCACCATTAGCTATCTCAAGTTTCAATCCCTAATAGGGATTA includes:
- a CDS encoding o-succinylbenzoate synthase; protein product: MNYQFSFRPIRQKFTRPIVTSHGIWEIRESMIIRLIDVKGTVSWGEISPISWFGSETIKQALDFCSQLPTEITREIIFSIPNNLPACQFGFESALEKLEKNNELTSIDNLTYSGLLPAGKAALDQWQGLWKQGYKTFKWKIGVDKIATELNVFNSLIQNLPNSLKLRLDANGGLSYEEAKLWLKTCENLQTKIEFIEQPLPINQFREMLELSNLYSTQIALDESVATLQQLEDCYKQSWRSIYVIKPGIIGSPSQLRKFCQEYEIDLVFSSVLETEIGRQAALQLAAELSKNNRAVGFGINHFFTQQPENWLQSLWNNL
- the menA gene encoding 2-carboxy-1,4-naphthoquinone phytyltransferase; its protein translation is MTQNQISIPKNKLWLAAIKPPMYSVAIMPIWVGSAVAFAETKVFNGVIFAVFMTAAILILAWENISNDVFDAETGIDQNKHHSLVNLTGDKQLMFWLGNLCLGSGLLGIIAIALLQQDPAVIAIILLCCALGYMYQGPPFRLGYQGLGEILCFFAFGPLGMTAAYYSQTQTWSITNLAASVIVGIVTSLVLFCSHFHQVKDDIAAGKKSPIVRLGTETGAKVLVWFTASIYPFTMLFVILNIFPIWTLLSFLSLPYAYKLCRHVLENHNQPDKVNNCKFIAVKVHFLSCLFLGIGFVIG
- a CDS encoding 2-succinylbenzoate--CoA ligase: MEQPLEYLQKIKNHDWLIGYDSQDFQQIATELYSELTQLSTKSTPPKIILAEREPVRFLASFIAACAAKCPVFLCNPDWGKNEWEQVIDLVKPDIVWGLDNINLQPPIINHQSPITNAIMIPTGGSSGKIKFAIHTWETLTASVQGFTEYFQLKTVNSFCVLPLYHVSGLMQFMRSFTTGGKLVITPFKEVEFSQIPNINPAEFFISLVPTQLQRLLQNPQLTQWLTQYHTVLLGGAPAWGELLEKAKFHHIRLAPTYGMTETASQIATLKPDEFLNGKTNSGKILPHAKITISNQTGNINIQAKSLALGYYPELWKNTDNFAVDDIGFLDSQGYLHIIGRSSDKIITGGENIYPAEIESAIRKTNMVIDVCVIGIPDKHWGQVLTAIYIPKNPNTSILEIQTQLKNQLGKFKIPKHWISLPNLPRNGQGKINCQQLQKIAEDFLANNNLALPSL